A genome region from Piliocolobus tephrosceles isolate RC106 chromosome 8, ASM277652v3, whole genome shotgun sequence includes the following:
- the NYAP1 gene encoding neuronal tyrosine-phosphorylated phosphoinositide-3-kinase adapter 1 isoform X1, with the protein MNLLYRKTKLEWRQHKEEEAKRSSSKEVAPAGSAGPAAGQGPGVRVRDIASLRRSLRMGFMTMPASQEHTPHPCRSAMAPRSLSCHSVGSMDSVGGGPGGGGGGLTEDSSIRRPPAKPRRHPSTKLSMVGPGSGVETPPSKKAGSQKPTPEGRESSRKVPPQKPRRSPNTQLSVSFDESCPPGPSPRGGNLPLQRLTRGSRVAGDPDVGAQEEPVYIEMVGDVFRGGGRSGGGLAGPPVGGGGPTPPAGADSDSEESEAIYEEMKYPLPEEAGEGRANGPPPLMATSPPQQPHALPPHAHRRPASALPSRRDGTPTKTIPCEIPPPFPNLLQHRPPLLAFHQAKSASRTPGDGVSRLPVLCHSKEPAGSTPAPQVPARERETPPPPPPPPAANLLLLGPSGRARSHSTPLPPQGSGQPRGERELPNSHSMICPKAAGAPAAPPAPAALLPGPPKDKAVSYTMVYSAVKVTTHSVLPAGPPLGVGEPKTEKEISVLHGMLCTSSRPPMPGKSSPHSGAMGAAAGVLHHRGCLASPHSLPDPTAGHLTPLWTYPATAAGLKRPPAYESLKAGGVLNKGCGVGAPSPMVKIQLQEQGTDGGAFASISCAHVIASAGTPEEEEEEMGAATFGAGWALQRKVLYGGRKAKELDTEVEDGARAWNGSAEGPGKVEREDRGPVISGIPVRSQGAEGLLARIHHGDRGGSRTALPIPCQTFPACHRNGDFTGGYRLGRSASTSGVRQVALHTPRPCSQPRDAPSQPHPALPLPLPLPPLPPQPARERDGKLLEVIERKRCVCKEIKARHRPDRGLCKQESMPILPSWRRGPEPRKSGTPPCRRQHTVLWDTAI; encoded by the exons ATGAACCTCCTCTACCGAAAAACCAAGCTGGAGTGGAGGCAGCACAAGGAAGAAGAGGCCAAGAGGAG CTCCAGTAAGGAGGTGGCCCCCGCTGGCTCGGCTGGGCCGGCGGCCGGCCAGGGGCCTGGGGTCCGCGTGCGGGACATCGCCTCGCTACGGCGCTCCCTCAGGATGGGTTTCATGACGATGCCTGCCTCCCAGGAGCACACCCCACACCCCTGCCGCAGCGCCATGGCCCCACGCTCCCTCTCCTGCCACTCGGTGGGCAGCATGGACAGTGTCGGGGGTGGCCCTGGTGGGGGCGGTGGGGGCCTCACAGAGGACAGCAGCATCCGAAGACCCCCTGCCAAGCCCCGGAGACACCCCAGCACCAAGCTCAGCATGGTGGGGCCCGGGTCGGGGGTAGAGACACCCCCCAGCAAGAAAGCAG GCTCACAGAAGCCAACCCCGGAGGGCCGAGAGTCCAGCCGGAAGGTTCCTCCGCAGAAGCCCAGGCGAAGCCCTAACACCCAGCTCTCTGTCTCCTTCGATGAGTCCTGCCCCCCAGGCCCCTCTCCTCGAGGGGGGAACCTGCCTCTTCAGCGCCTCACTAGGGGGTCACGAGTAGCTGGGGACCCTGATGTGGGTGCCCAGGAGGAGCCTGTGTACATTGAGATGGTGGGGGACGTCTTTAGGGGAGGAGGACGAAGTGGAGGAGGCCTGGCTGGGCCCCCTGTTGGGGGAGGGGGCCCGACCCCTCCAGCGGGCGCCGACTCGGACTCTGAAGAGAGTGAGGCCATCTATGAGGAGATGAAGTACCCGCTGCCAGAAGAGGCCGGGGAAGGCCGGGCCAATGGCCCTCCACCATTGATGGCAACATCCCCGCCACAACAGCCTCACGCCCTTCCACCCCATGCCCACCGCCGCCCAGCTTCAGCCCTTCCGAGCCGGAGGGATGGGACGCCCACCAAGACCATTCCTTGTGAAATCCCCCCACCCTTCCCAAACCTCCTTCAGCACCGGCCTCCACTCCTGGCCTTCCACCAAGCCAAGTCTGCTTCCCGAACCCCTGGCGATGGGGTCTCGAGGCTACCTGTCCTCTGCCACTCCAAGGAGCCAGCCGGCTCCACCCCAGCTCCCCAAGTGCCTGCACGGGAGCGGGAGACGCCTCCCCCACCGCCTCCACCTCCTGCTGCCAACCTGCTGCTGCTGGGACCATCAGGCCGGGCCCGGAGCCACTCGACACCGTTGCCACCCCAGGGCTCTGGCCAGCCCCGGGGGGAGCGGGAGCTCCCCAACTCCCACAGCATGATCTGCCCTAAGGCGGCGGGGGCGCCGGCAGCCCCCCCTGCCCCGGCCGCCTTGCTTCCCGGCCCCCCCAAGGACAAGGCCGTGTCTTACACCATGGTGTACTCGGCGGTCAAGGTGACCACGCACTCTGTCCTGCCAGCTGGTCCACCCCTGGGTGTTGGGGAGCCAAAGACGGAGAAGGAGATCTCAGTCCTCCATGGGATGCTGTGTACCAGCTCGAGGCCCCCCATGCCAGGGAAGTCCAGCCCCCACAGTGGGGCCATGGGCGCGGCAGCTGGGGTCCTCCACCACCGCGGCTGCCTGGCCTCCCCCCACAGCCTTCCAGACCCAACTGCAGGCCACCTGACCCCGCTGTGGACCTACCCAGCCACAGCAGCTGGGCTTAAGAGACCCCCTGCCTATGAGAGCCTCAAGGCTGGGGGGGTGCTGAATAAGGGCTGTGGTGTGGGGGCCCCGTCCCCCATGGTCAAGATTCAGCTGCAGGAGCAAGGGACCGATGGGGGTGCTTTTGCCAGCATCTCCTGTGCCCACGTCATCGCCAGTGCAGGGACaccagaggaagaagaagaggagatggGCGCCGCGACATTTGGGGCAGGCTGGGCCCTGCAGAGAAAGGTCCTCTATGGAGGGAGAAAAGCAAAGGAGTTGGACA CAGAGGTCGAGGATGGTGCCCGGGCCTGGAATGGCAGTGCCGAGGGTCCAGGCAAGGTGGAGCGTGAGGACAGGGGCCCTGTGATATCAGGGATCCCAGTGAGGAGCCAGGGGGCAGAGGGCCTGCTGGCCAGGATCCACCACGGAGACCGAGGAGGGAGCCGCACCGCGCTGCCCATTCCTTGCCAGACCTTCCCTGCCTGCCACCGCAATGGAG ACTTCACGGGAGGCTACCGCCTAGGGCGCTCGGCCTCCACCTCCGGAGTCCGGCAGGTTGCGCTCCACACACCCCGGCCCTGCAGCCAGCCCAGGGATGCCCCGAGCCAG CCCCACCCCGCGCTGCCGCTGCCGCTGCCCCTGCCGCCCCTGCCGCCCCAGCCGGCCCGCGAACGCGACGGGAAGCTGCTGGAGGTGATCGAGCGCAAGCGCTGCGTATGCAAGGAGATCAAGGCGCGCCACCGCCCGGACCGAGGCCTCTGCAAACAGGAGAGCATGCCTATCCTTCCCAGCTGGCGGCGGGGGCCCGAGCCCCGCAAGTCCGGCACCCCGCCCTGCCGCCGGCAGCACACGGTCCTCTGGGACACCGCCATCTGA
- the NYAP1 gene encoding neuronal tyrosine-phosphorylated phosphoinositide-3-kinase adapter 1 isoform X3, translating into MNLLYRKTKLEWRQHKEEEAKRSSSKEVAPAGSAGPAAGQGPGVRVRDIASLRRSLRMGFMTMPASQEHTPHPCRSAMAPRSLSCHSVGSMDSVGGGPGGGGGGLTEDSSIRRPPAKPRRHPSTKLSMVGPGSGVETPPSKKAGSQKPTPEGRESSRKVPPQKPRRSPNTQLSVSFDESCPPGPSPRGGNLPLQRLTRGSRVAGDPDVGAQEEPVYIEMVGDVFRGGGRSGGGLAGPPVGGGGPTPPAGADSDSEESEAIYEEMKYPLPEEAGEGRANGPPPLMATSPPQQPHALPPHAHRRPASALPSRRDGTPTKTIPCEIPPPFPNLLQHRPPLLAFHQAKSASRTPGDGVSRLPVLCHSKEPAGSTPAPQVPARERETPPPPPPPPAANLLLLGPSGRARSHSTPLPPQGSGQPRGERELPNSHSMICPKAAGAPAAPPAPAALLPGPPKDKAVSYTMVYSAVKVTTHSVLPAGPPLGVGEPKTEKEISVLHGMLCTSSRPPMPGKSSPHSGAMGAAAGVLHHRGCLASPHSLPDPTAGHLTPLWTYPATAAGLKRPPAYESLKAGGVLNKGCGVGAPSPMVKIQLQEQGTDGGAFASISCAHVIASAGTPEEEEEEMGAATFGAGWALQRKVLYGGRKAKELDTEVEDGARAWNGSAEGPGKVEREDRGPVISGIPVRSQGAEGLLARIHHGDRGGSRTALPIPCQTFPACHRNGDFTGGYRLGRSASTSGVRQVALHTPRPCSQPRDAPSQED; encoded by the exons ATGAACCTCCTCTACCGAAAAACCAAGCTGGAGTGGAGGCAGCACAAGGAAGAAGAGGCCAAGAGGAG CTCCAGTAAGGAGGTGGCCCCCGCTGGCTCGGCTGGGCCGGCGGCCGGCCAGGGGCCTGGGGTCCGCGTGCGGGACATCGCCTCGCTACGGCGCTCCCTCAGGATGGGTTTCATGACGATGCCTGCCTCCCAGGAGCACACCCCACACCCCTGCCGCAGCGCCATGGCCCCACGCTCCCTCTCCTGCCACTCGGTGGGCAGCATGGACAGTGTCGGGGGTGGCCCTGGTGGGGGCGGTGGGGGCCTCACAGAGGACAGCAGCATCCGAAGACCCCCTGCCAAGCCCCGGAGACACCCCAGCACCAAGCTCAGCATGGTGGGGCCCGGGTCGGGGGTAGAGACACCCCCCAGCAAGAAAGCAG GCTCACAGAAGCCAACCCCGGAGGGCCGAGAGTCCAGCCGGAAGGTTCCTCCGCAGAAGCCCAGGCGAAGCCCTAACACCCAGCTCTCTGTCTCCTTCGATGAGTCCTGCCCCCCAGGCCCCTCTCCTCGAGGGGGGAACCTGCCTCTTCAGCGCCTCACTAGGGGGTCACGAGTAGCTGGGGACCCTGATGTGGGTGCCCAGGAGGAGCCTGTGTACATTGAGATGGTGGGGGACGTCTTTAGGGGAGGAGGACGAAGTGGAGGAGGCCTGGCTGGGCCCCCTGTTGGGGGAGGGGGCCCGACCCCTCCAGCGGGCGCCGACTCGGACTCTGAAGAGAGTGAGGCCATCTATGAGGAGATGAAGTACCCGCTGCCAGAAGAGGCCGGGGAAGGCCGGGCCAATGGCCCTCCACCATTGATGGCAACATCCCCGCCACAACAGCCTCACGCCCTTCCACCCCATGCCCACCGCCGCCCAGCTTCAGCCCTTCCGAGCCGGAGGGATGGGACGCCCACCAAGACCATTCCTTGTGAAATCCCCCCACCCTTCCCAAACCTCCTTCAGCACCGGCCTCCACTCCTGGCCTTCCACCAAGCCAAGTCTGCTTCCCGAACCCCTGGCGATGGGGTCTCGAGGCTACCTGTCCTCTGCCACTCCAAGGAGCCAGCCGGCTCCACCCCAGCTCCCCAAGTGCCTGCACGGGAGCGGGAGACGCCTCCCCCACCGCCTCCACCTCCTGCTGCCAACCTGCTGCTGCTGGGACCATCAGGCCGGGCCCGGAGCCACTCGACACCGTTGCCACCCCAGGGCTCTGGCCAGCCCCGGGGGGAGCGGGAGCTCCCCAACTCCCACAGCATGATCTGCCCTAAGGCGGCGGGGGCGCCGGCAGCCCCCCCTGCCCCGGCCGCCTTGCTTCCCGGCCCCCCCAAGGACAAGGCCGTGTCTTACACCATGGTGTACTCGGCGGTCAAGGTGACCACGCACTCTGTCCTGCCAGCTGGTCCACCCCTGGGTGTTGGGGAGCCAAAGACGGAGAAGGAGATCTCAGTCCTCCATGGGATGCTGTGTACCAGCTCGAGGCCCCCCATGCCAGGGAAGTCCAGCCCCCACAGTGGGGCCATGGGCGCGGCAGCTGGGGTCCTCCACCACCGCGGCTGCCTGGCCTCCCCCCACAGCCTTCCAGACCCAACTGCAGGCCACCTGACCCCGCTGTGGACCTACCCAGCCACAGCAGCTGGGCTTAAGAGACCCCCTGCCTATGAGAGCCTCAAGGCTGGGGGGGTGCTGAATAAGGGCTGTGGTGTGGGGGCCCCGTCCCCCATGGTCAAGATTCAGCTGCAGGAGCAAGGGACCGATGGGGGTGCTTTTGCCAGCATCTCCTGTGCCCACGTCATCGCCAGTGCAGGGACaccagaggaagaagaagaggagatggGCGCCGCGACATTTGGGGCAGGCTGGGCCCTGCAGAGAAAGGTCCTCTATGGAGGGAGAAAAGCAAAGGAGTTGGACA CAGAGGTCGAGGATGGTGCCCGGGCCTGGAATGGCAGTGCCGAGGGTCCAGGCAAGGTGGAGCGTGAGGACAGGGGCCCTGTGATATCAGGGATCCCAGTGAGGAGCCAGGGGGCAGAGGGCCTGCTGGCCAGGATCCACCACGGAGACCGAGGAGGGAGCCGCACCGCGCTGCCCATTCCTTGCCAGACCTTCCCTGCCTGCCACCGCAATGGAG ACTTCACGGGAGGCTACCGCCTAGGGCGCTCGGCCTCCACCTCCGGAGTCCGGCAGGTTGCGCTCCACACACCCCGGCCCTGCAGCCAGCCCAGGGATGCCCCGAGCCAG GAAGACTAG
- the NYAP1 gene encoding neuronal tyrosine-phosphorylated phosphoinositide-3-kinase adapter 1 isoform X2, producing the protein MNLLYRKTKLEWRQHKEEEAKRSSSKEVAPAGSAGPAAGQGPGVRVRDIASLRRSLRMGFMTMPASQEHTPHPCRSAMAPRSLSCHSVGSMDSVGGGPGGGGGGLTEDSSIRRPPAKPRRHPSTKLSMVGPGSGVETPPSKKAGSQKPTPEGRESSRKVPPQKPRRSPNTQLSVSFDESCPPGPSPRGGNLPLQRLTRGSRVAGDPDVGAQEEPVYIEMVGDVFRGGGRSGGGLAGPPVGGGGPTPPAGADSDSEESEAIYEEMKYPLPEEAGEGRANGPPPLMATSPPQQPHALPPHAHRRPASALPSRRDGTPTKTIPCEIPPPFPNLLQHRPPLLAFHQAKSASRTPGDGVSRLPVLCHSKEPAGSTPAPQVPARERETPPPPPPPPAANLLLLGPSGRARSHSTPLPPQGSGQPRGERELPNSHSMICPKAAGAPAAPPAPAALLPGPPKDKAVSYTMVYSAVKVTTHSVLPAGPPLGVGEPKTEKEISVLHGMLCTSSRPPMPGKSSPHSGAMGAAAGVLHHRGCLASPHSLPDPTAGHLTPLWTYPATAAGLKRPPAYESLKAGGVLNKGCGVGAPSPMVKIQLQEQGTDGGAFASISCAHVIASAGTPEEEEEEMGAATFGAGWALQRKVLYGGRKAKELDKVEDGARAWNGSAEGPGKVEREDRGPVISGIPVRSQGAEGLLARIHHGDRGGSRTALPIPCQTFPACHRNGDFTGGYRLGRSASTSGVRQVALHTPRPCSQPRDAPSQPHPALPLPLPLPPLPPQPARERDGKLLEVIERKRCVCKEIKARHRPDRGLCKQESMPILPSWRRGPEPRKSGTPPCRRQHTVLWDTAI; encoded by the exons ATGAACCTCCTCTACCGAAAAACCAAGCTGGAGTGGAGGCAGCACAAGGAAGAAGAGGCCAAGAGGAG CTCCAGTAAGGAGGTGGCCCCCGCTGGCTCGGCTGGGCCGGCGGCCGGCCAGGGGCCTGGGGTCCGCGTGCGGGACATCGCCTCGCTACGGCGCTCCCTCAGGATGGGTTTCATGACGATGCCTGCCTCCCAGGAGCACACCCCACACCCCTGCCGCAGCGCCATGGCCCCACGCTCCCTCTCCTGCCACTCGGTGGGCAGCATGGACAGTGTCGGGGGTGGCCCTGGTGGGGGCGGTGGGGGCCTCACAGAGGACAGCAGCATCCGAAGACCCCCTGCCAAGCCCCGGAGACACCCCAGCACCAAGCTCAGCATGGTGGGGCCCGGGTCGGGGGTAGAGACACCCCCCAGCAAGAAAGCAG GCTCACAGAAGCCAACCCCGGAGGGCCGAGAGTCCAGCCGGAAGGTTCCTCCGCAGAAGCCCAGGCGAAGCCCTAACACCCAGCTCTCTGTCTCCTTCGATGAGTCCTGCCCCCCAGGCCCCTCTCCTCGAGGGGGGAACCTGCCTCTTCAGCGCCTCACTAGGGGGTCACGAGTAGCTGGGGACCCTGATGTGGGTGCCCAGGAGGAGCCTGTGTACATTGAGATGGTGGGGGACGTCTTTAGGGGAGGAGGACGAAGTGGAGGAGGCCTGGCTGGGCCCCCTGTTGGGGGAGGGGGCCCGACCCCTCCAGCGGGCGCCGACTCGGACTCTGAAGAGAGTGAGGCCATCTATGAGGAGATGAAGTACCCGCTGCCAGAAGAGGCCGGGGAAGGCCGGGCCAATGGCCCTCCACCATTGATGGCAACATCCCCGCCACAACAGCCTCACGCCCTTCCACCCCATGCCCACCGCCGCCCAGCTTCAGCCCTTCCGAGCCGGAGGGATGGGACGCCCACCAAGACCATTCCTTGTGAAATCCCCCCACCCTTCCCAAACCTCCTTCAGCACCGGCCTCCACTCCTGGCCTTCCACCAAGCCAAGTCTGCTTCCCGAACCCCTGGCGATGGGGTCTCGAGGCTACCTGTCCTCTGCCACTCCAAGGAGCCAGCCGGCTCCACCCCAGCTCCCCAAGTGCCTGCACGGGAGCGGGAGACGCCTCCCCCACCGCCTCCACCTCCTGCTGCCAACCTGCTGCTGCTGGGACCATCAGGCCGGGCCCGGAGCCACTCGACACCGTTGCCACCCCAGGGCTCTGGCCAGCCCCGGGGGGAGCGGGAGCTCCCCAACTCCCACAGCATGATCTGCCCTAAGGCGGCGGGGGCGCCGGCAGCCCCCCCTGCCCCGGCCGCCTTGCTTCCCGGCCCCCCCAAGGACAAGGCCGTGTCTTACACCATGGTGTACTCGGCGGTCAAGGTGACCACGCACTCTGTCCTGCCAGCTGGTCCACCCCTGGGTGTTGGGGAGCCAAAGACGGAGAAGGAGATCTCAGTCCTCCATGGGATGCTGTGTACCAGCTCGAGGCCCCCCATGCCAGGGAAGTCCAGCCCCCACAGTGGGGCCATGGGCGCGGCAGCTGGGGTCCTCCACCACCGCGGCTGCCTGGCCTCCCCCCACAGCCTTCCAGACCCAACTGCAGGCCACCTGACCCCGCTGTGGACCTACCCAGCCACAGCAGCTGGGCTTAAGAGACCCCCTGCCTATGAGAGCCTCAAGGCTGGGGGGGTGCTGAATAAGGGCTGTGGTGTGGGGGCCCCGTCCCCCATGGTCAAGATTCAGCTGCAGGAGCAAGGGACCGATGGGGGTGCTTTTGCCAGCATCTCCTGTGCCCACGTCATCGCCAGTGCAGGGACaccagaggaagaagaagaggagatggGCGCCGCGACATTTGGGGCAGGCTGGGCCCTGCAGAGAAAGGTCCTCTATGGAGGGAGAAAAGCAAAGGAGTTGGACA AGGTCGAGGATGGTGCCCGGGCCTGGAATGGCAGTGCCGAGGGTCCAGGCAAGGTGGAGCGTGAGGACAGGGGCCCTGTGATATCAGGGATCCCAGTGAGGAGCCAGGGGGCAGAGGGCCTGCTGGCCAGGATCCACCACGGAGACCGAGGAGGGAGCCGCACCGCGCTGCCCATTCCTTGCCAGACCTTCCCTGCCTGCCACCGCAATGGAG ACTTCACGGGAGGCTACCGCCTAGGGCGCTCGGCCTCCACCTCCGGAGTCCGGCAGGTTGCGCTCCACACACCCCGGCCCTGCAGCCAGCCCAGGGATGCCCCGAGCCAG CCCCACCCCGCGCTGCCGCTGCCGCTGCCCCTGCCGCCCCTGCCGCCCCAGCCGGCCCGCGAACGCGACGGGAAGCTGCTGGAGGTGATCGAGCGCAAGCGCTGCGTATGCAAGGAGATCAAGGCGCGCCACCGCCCGGACCGAGGCCTCTGCAAACAGGAGAGCATGCCTATCCTTCCCAGCTGGCGGCGGGGGCCCGAGCCCCGCAAGTCCGGCACCCCGCCCTGCCGCCGGCAGCACACGGTCCTCTGGGACACCGCCATCTGA